A stretch of the uncultured Methanobrevibacter sp. genome encodes the following:
- a CDS encoding Flp family type IVb pilin, translated as MKSIKKFINEESGQGAAEYILLFGGVIVIALLALTIYRSYMETSDRSLKAKDDIIDVRNTILDNRTHV; from the coding sequence ATGAAATCCATAAAAAAATTTATCAACGAAGAATCAGGACAAGGCGCCGCCGAATATATATTATTATTTGGCGGAGTAATAGTAATTGCTCTTTTAGCATTAACCATATATAGATCATATATGGAAACCAGTGATAGAAGTTTAAAAGCAAAAGACGATATAATTGATGTAAGAAACACAATTCTGGACAATAGAACCCATGTTTAA